A single region of the Bacteroides luhongzhouii genome encodes:
- a CDS encoding chondroitinase family polysaccharide lyase, with translation MMKRPFIKLGVTTLFSLLCSTFLHAQVVTDERMFSFEEPQIPDCISGTHSQLSVSDAHYKDGKHSLEWTFEPGGVLELKKDLKFEKKDPTGKDLFLSAFIVWVYNEEPQDATIEFEFLKDGKKCTSFPFGINFTGWRAAWVCYERDMQGTPEEGMNELRIIAPNSKGRLFIDHLITSTKVDARQQTADLQVPFVNKGTTSHWLVIYKHSLLKPDIELTPVGDKQREEMQLLEKRFRDMIYTKGKITDKEVENIRKKYDFYQITYKNGQVSGVPVYMVRAAEAYERIIPDWNKDMLTKMGVEMRAYFDLMKKIAVAYNNSTAKPVIREEMKKKFLAMYDHITDQGVAYGSCWGNIHHYGYSVRGLYLAYFLMKDVLREAGKLQEAERTLRWYAITNEVYPKPEVNGIDMDSFNTQTTGRIASILMMEDTPEKLQYLRSFSRWIDYGCRPALGLSGSFKVDGGAFHHRNNYPAYAVGGLDGATNMIYLLSRTEFAVSKLAHETVKNVLLTMRFYCNKLNFPLSMSGRHPDGKGKLVPMHFAMMALAGSPDGKVEYDSEMASSYLRLISDSGVENDAPEYMPKVSNAEERKVAKLLIEKGFRPEPDPQGNIAMGYGCVSVQRRGNWSAVARGHSRYLWAAEHYLGANLYGRYLAHGSLQILTAAPGQTVTPATSGWQQEGFDWNRIPGVTSIHLPLEQLQAKVLNVDRYSGMEEMLYSDEAFAGGLSQQKMNGNFGMKLHEHDKYNGSHRARKSYHFIDGMIVCLGSDIENTNTEFPTETTIFQLAVTDKAGHDYWKNYQGDKKVWVDHLGTGYYVPTAIRFEKNFPQHSRMQNTGKETKGDWVSLVVDHGKAPKSGKYEYAVLPQTNETAMKKFAKKPTYKVLQQDRKAHIVESASEQIVSYVLFETPETTLPGGLLQRVDTSCLVMTHKESADKIKLTVAQPDLALYRGPSDEAFDKDGKRIERSIYSRPWINNESSEIPVTVTLKGQWNVEETPFCKVVSSNEKQTILRFSCKDGASFEVELKK, from the coding sequence ATGATGAAACGACCTTTTATTAAATTAGGAGTGACAACTCTATTTTCTCTTTTGTGTTCAACATTCCTTCATGCGCAAGTCGTAACAGATGAGCGGATGTTTTCTTTTGAAGAACCACAAATCCCGGATTGTATATCCGGTACTCATTCTCAACTGTCAGTATCCGATGCGCATTATAAAGACGGAAAACATTCGTTGGAATGGACATTTGAGCCAGGTGGTGTATTAGAACTTAAAAAAGACTTGAAGTTTGAAAAGAAAGATCCGACTGGCAAAGACTTATTCCTTTCGGCTTTTATTGTGTGGGTTTACAATGAAGAACCCCAAGATGCAACCATCGAATTTGAGTTTCTGAAAGACGGTAAAAAATGTACTTCTTTTCCTTTTGGTATCAATTTCACTGGCTGGCGTGCCGCATGGGTCTGCTATGAGAGGGATATGCAAGGCACACCGGAGGAAGGGATGAATGAACTTCGTATTATAGCTCCAAATTCAAAAGGACGCCTTTTCATCGACCATTTAATTACATCTACTAAAGTAGACGCACGTCAACAAACAGCCGATTTGCAGGTACCTTTTGTTAATAAAGGAACGACTAGTCATTGGCTGGTGATTTATAAACATTCTCTTTTAAAACCGGATATTGAACTAACTCCTGTGGGCGACAAGCAACGGGAAGAAATGCAACTGTTAGAGAAACGTTTTCGTGATATGATCTATACGAAAGGCAAGATCACAGATAAAGAGGTTGAGAATATTCGCAAGAAATATGATTTCTATCAGATCACTTACAAAAACGGTCAGGTTTCGGGAGTACCTGTCTATATGGTACGTGCTGCGGAAGCTTATGAGCGAATCATTCCGGATTGGAACAAGGATATGCTCACTAAGATGGGTGTGGAAATGCGTGCTTACTTCGATCTGATGAAAAAAATAGCTGTTGCATATAATAATAGTACGGCGAAACCGGTGATTCGGGAAGAAATGAAGAAGAAGTTTTTAGCCATGTACGATCACATAACCGATCAGGGCGTGGCCTACGGTAGTTGTTGGGGAAATATCCATCATTACGGGTATAGTGTTCGCGGTCTGTACCTGGCATATTTCTTGATGAAAGATGTGCTTAGAGAAGCCGGCAAACTTCAAGAAGCCGAACGGACATTACGCTGGTATGCGATTACTAACGAAGTGTATCCCAAACCGGAAGTCAACGGAATTGATATGGACTCTTTCAATACACAGACCACAGGGCGTATTGCCAGTATTCTAATGATGGAAGATACACCGGAGAAACTGCAATATTTACGGTCTTTCTCTCGTTGGATTGACTATGGTTGCCGTCCTGCACTGGGGTTGTCCGGTTCATTTAAAGTGGACGGAGGTGCTTTCCATCACCGCAATAATTATCCGGCTTATGCCGTAGGCGGACTGGATGGAGCAACAAACATGATTTATCTTCTTAGCCGGACGGAATTCGCAGTTTCCAAATTGGCTCATGAAACGGTGAAGAATGTATTACTGACCATGCGCTTTTATTGCAATAAACTGAACTTCCCTCTTTCTATGTCTGGTCGTCATCCGGATGGAAAAGGAAAGCTGGTTCCTATGCATTTTGCCATGATGGCCCTAGCCGGTTCACCCGATGGAAAGGTGGAATATGATAGTGAAATGGCTTCTTCTTACCTTCGTTTGATTTCCGATTCAGGCGTTGAGAATGATGCTCCCGAATATATGCCCAAAGTGTCAAATGCTGAAGAACGCAAGGTGGCAAAACTTCTGATAGAGAAAGGCTTCCGTCCGGAACCGGACCCGCAGGGGAATATAGCAATGGGCTATGGTTGTGTCTCTGTTCAACGTCGTGGTAACTGGTCTGCCGTGGCCCGTGGACATTCCCGTTATTTATGGGCGGCTGAACATTATTTGGGAGCGAATTTATATGGTCGCTACCTGGCACACGGCAGTTTGCAGATATTGACTGCTGCACCGGGGCAGACAGTGACTCCGGCCACTAGTGGCTGGCAGCAGGAAGGTTTTGACTGGAACCGTATCCCGGGAGTCACATCTATTCATTTGCCATTGGAACAATTGCAGGCTAAAGTGCTCAATGTAGACCGTTATTCAGGAATGGAAGAAATGCTTTATTCTGATGAAGCTTTTGCAGGCGGATTGTCTCAACAGAAGATGAATGGTAACTTCGGAATGAAGTTGCACGAACACGACAAGTATAATGGATCACACCGGGCACGTAAATCTTACCATTTCATCGATGGAATGATTGTCTGCCTTGGATCGGATATTGAAAATACAAATACGGAGTTTCCAACTGAAACGACTATCTTCCAATTGGCAGTCACTGATAAGGCGGGACATGACTATTGGAAAAATTATCAGGGAGATAAGAAAGTTTGGGTAGATCATTTGGGGACAGGTTATTATGTTCCGACAGCCATTCGATTTGAGAAAAACTTCCCTCAACATTCGCGAATGCAGAATACGGGAAAGGAAACAAAAGGTGATTGGGTTTCTTTGGTAGTAGATCATGGAAAGGCCCCGAAAAGCGGAAAGTATGAATACGCTGTTTTGCCTCAAACGAATGAAACCGCGATGAAGAAGTTTGCGAAAAAGCCAACTTATAAAGTATTGCAGCAAGACCGGAAGGCACATATTGTAGAGTCCGCTTCCGAACAGATTGTTTCTTATGTATTGTTTGAAACTCCTGAAACAACGTTGCCGGGTGGTCTGTTGCAACGTGTGGATACTTCCTGTCTGGTTATGACTCATAAAGAATCTGCTGATAAGATTAAGCTGACGGTGGCACAACCTGATTTGGCTTTGTATCGCGGCCCAAGTGATGAAGCGTTTGACAAAGACGGAAAGCGGATTGAACGTAGTATCTACTCTCGTCCGTGGATTAATAATGAAAGCAGTGAAATACCGGTGACTGTGACCCTAAAAGGCCAATGGAATGTGGAAGAAACTCCATTTTGTAAAGTCGTCTCTTCTAATGAAAAGCAAACAATCTTACGATTCAGTTGCAAGGATGGCGCTAGCTTTGAAGTGGAGCTGAAGAAATAA
- a CDS encoding DcaP family trimeric outer membrane transporter — translation MKKYILLFLCLITVSGSFAQMKDFKFKFYGQIRTDFYYNSRANEETVDGLFYMYPKDKVRDPDGNDLNSTPNSNFYTLYSRLGVDVAGPKLGTAKTSAKVEVDFRGTGTSYSVIRLRHAYLNLDWGKSAVLLGQTWHPLFGDVSPQILNLSVGAPFQPFSRAPQIRYRYTNKNFQLTGAAVWQSQYTSQGINPDKPKESKKSHEYLKNGCIPEIYVGADYKKDGLLAGVGIELLSLKPRTNAWGANGYKYKIDERITTLSYEAHAKYTHKAWFIAAKSVLGSNLTQASGLGGFGIKSVNEHTGEQKYTPIRFSSSWLNVVYGQKWKPGIFVGYAKNLGTSDALYAPNGTDAQVYGTGTNLDQLVTAGAELTYNVPHWKFGLEYTLSSAWYGSLNASNGKIRDTHAVCNNRIVAVAMFMF, via the coding sequence ATGAAAAAATACATTCTATTATTTCTTTGTCTGATAACTGTATCAGGCAGTTTCGCACAAATGAAGGATTTCAAGTTCAAATTCTACGGACAAATTCGTACTGATTTCTATTACAATAGTCGTGCCAATGAAGAGACCGTAGACGGGTTGTTCTATATGTACCCGAAAGATAAGGTACGTGATCCGGACGGGAATGATTTGAACTCAACTCCTAACAGTAACTTTTATACCTTGTATTCACGTCTCGGAGTAGACGTTGCCGGTCCGAAGCTGGGAACAGCCAAGACATCTGCCAAAGTAGAGGTCGACTTCCGTGGTACAGGGACTTCTTATTCGGTCATTAGACTCCGCCATGCTTATTTGAATCTGGATTGGGGAAAATCGGCTGTATTGCTCGGGCAGACTTGGCATCCGTTATTTGGAGATGTATCGCCGCAGATTCTTAATCTTTCCGTAGGAGCACCGTTCCAACCTTTCAGCCGTGCGCCACAAATTCGTTATCGCTATACAAACAAAAATTTCCAACTTACCGGAGCAGCAGTGTGGCAATCACAATACACCTCACAAGGTATCAATCCTGACAAACCGAAAGAGAGCAAAAAAAGTCATGAATACCTGAAAAATGGTTGCATTCCGGAGATATATGTAGGAGCTGACTACAAGAAAGACGGTTTATTGGCAGGTGTCGGCATTGAATTGTTATCATTAAAGCCACGCACAAATGCCTGGGGAGCAAACGGATATAAATATAAAATAGACGAACGCATAACTACCCTGTCTTACGAGGCCCATGCAAAATATACCCATAAAGCCTGGTTCATTGCCGCAAAAAGTGTATTGGGTTCCAATCTTACACAAGCTTCCGGATTAGGCGGATTCGGCATTAAGTCAGTCAACGAGCACACCGGAGAACAGAAATATACTCCAATACGTTTCTCCAGCTCTTGGTTGAATGTTGTCTACGGACAGAAATGGAAACCTGGTATTTTTGTAGGATATGCTAAAAATCTGGGAACAAGCGATGCACTATATGCCCCGAACGGAACTGACGCTCAAGTGTATGGAACGGGAACAAACCTCGACCAGTTAGTAACAGCAGGCGCTGAACTGACCTACAATGTTCCCCATTGGAAATTCGGATTGGAATATACCTTAAGCTCTGCATGGTATGGTTCACTTAATGCCTCCAATGGAAAAATCAGAGATACTCATGCCGTATGCAACAACCGTATTGTTGCTGTTGCCATGTTTATGTTCTAA
- a CDS encoding tRNA-dihydrouridine synthase family protein produces the protein MQKTLPIHFAPLQGYTDVIYRNAHAACFGGIDTYYTPFVRLEKGSFRHRDIRGIEPGNNQVSHLIPQLIAPSTEKAEKILSLFIEKGYKEADINMGCPFPILTKRHNGSGILPYPEEVKELLNLVLKYPGISFSIKMRLGWENPDECLHLAPIINDLPLRQVTMHPRLGKQQYKGEVNLEGFSAFQEVCKHPLIYNGDIHSLEDIQRIQKQFPALAGIMIGRGLLANPALALEYKENRILTADEMREKLHSMHTSIYTQYAEQLEGGDEQLLNKMKTFWEYLTPQADRKLLKAIHKSGSLNKYNQAILAFFNQR, from the coding sequence ATGCAAAAGACTCTTCCTATTCATTTTGCCCCATTACAAGGTTACACCGACGTAATTTACCGTAATGCTCATGCTGCCTGCTTTGGAGGTATAGACACTTATTACACTCCATTTGTACGACTCGAAAAAGGCAGCTTCCGCCATAGAGACATCCGGGGAATCGAACCCGGGAATAATCAGGTTTCGCATCTGATTCCCCAGCTGATAGCCCCTTCTACTGAAAAGGCTGAGAAGATTTTATCCCTATTCATTGAAAAGGGATATAAGGAAGCCGACATTAATATGGGATGTCCTTTTCCCATATTAACCAAACGCCACAATGGTTCCGGCATTCTTCCTTATCCGGAAGAAGTGAAGGAATTGCTCAATCTTGTTTTGAAGTATCCGGGAATCAGCTTTTCAATAAAGATGAGATTAGGATGGGAAAATCCGGATGAATGTCTTCACTTGGCACCTATCATCAACGACTTACCTTTGCGGCAAGTAACCATGCATCCCCGATTAGGGAAACAGCAATATAAAGGGGAAGTAAACCTGGAGGGATTCTCCGCCTTCCAGGAGGTATGCAAGCATCCGCTTATCTATAACGGAGACATTCATTCTTTAGAGGATATCCAACGTATCCAGAAACAATTTCCGGCATTGGCAGGCATTATGATTGGGCGGGGACTGCTTGCCAATCCGGCTCTGGCTTTGGAGTATAAAGAGAATCGAATCTTAACCGCCGATGAAATGAGGGAAAAACTTCATTCGATGCATACATCTATATACACTCAATATGCAGAACAGTTGGAAGGAGGAGACGAACAGCTTCTAAACAAGATGAAAACTTTCTGGGAATATCTGACGCCACAAGCAGACAGAAAATTACTGAAAGCAATTCATAAAAGCGGAAGTCTCAATAAATATAATCAGGCGATTCTAGCCTTTTTTAATCAACGATAA
- a CDS encoding DUF5017 domain-containing protein produces the protein MKTIYKSLMTIAFAGLSLASCDKELKEETAMEVGVVTDSNVSFDGKTVTVKKGSPVTFSFDGDPDFITFFSGEIDHEYRFRNRTEMQIEDIEKCEINFDMIAQYDAPPKNTPQTALDIFISDNFPGMAKNNFEADKQLVEGFDWTYLIPTDELPVKVESNTKSYPYTKNLASYLGKQITIAFHYKGGQDGTVRQPKFTFNNIRIELAFNNNKSETVYAKNLGFTPLNIVNNESDQQSDKVKDREYGAVDGGVPGFWKTVIPTEIIVSSSAAGTTLKNSWLISEPLLLNGSCDPDAGVAIKNISQSLEIYSHTYEEAGTYTATFVANNANYVHQGGQVVRELTINVVE, from the coding sequence ATGAAAACAATATATAAAAGTTTGATGACTATCGCTTTTGCCGGACTATCCCTGGCTTCATGCGACAAGGAATTAAAAGAAGAAACAGCAATGGAAGTGGGTGTGGTGACAGACAGCAATGTCAGCTTCGATGGCAAAACTGTGACTGTAAAGAAAGGAAGCCCTGTAACGTTCAGCTTTGATGGTGACCCTGATTTTATAACATTCTTCAGTGGAGAAATTGACCATGAATATAGATTCCGCAATCGGACAGAGATGCAAATAGAGGATATTGAAAAATGTGAAATTAATTTCGATATGATCGCCCAATATGACGCACCACCCAAAAACACCCCGCAGACTGCATTAGACATTTTCATTTCCGATAATTTTCCGGGAATGGCCAAGAATAACTTTGAAGCAGATAAGCAACTTGTAGAAGGATTTGACTGGACATATTTAATACCAACAGACGAATTGCCGGTGAAAGTAGAAAGCAATACTAAATCATATCCATACACTAAAAATCTAGCGTCTTATCTTGGAAAACAAATCACCATTGCTTTCCATTACAAAGGCGGTCAGGACGGTACTGTTAGACAACCTAAATTTACTTTTAACAATATACGCATAGAACTGGCTTTTAATAATAATAAATCAGAAACTGTCTATGCAAAAAATCTAGGTTTCACACCACTAAACATTGTAAATAATGAAAGTGACCAGCAATCGGACAAAGTTAAAGACAGAGAGTATGGAGCAGTTGATGGTGGTGTACCCGGATTTTGGAAAACAGTTATACCGACGGAAATAATAGTATCCAGCTCTGCGGCTGGAACTACACTAAAAAATAGTTGGCTAATCTCCGAACCACTCTTACTCAATGGTTCCTGCGATCCTGACGCCGGTGTAGCCATCAAGAATATCTCGCAATCATTAGAGATATACTCACATACCTACGAGGAGGCCGGAACATACACCGCTACCTTCGTAGCCAACAATGCAAACTACGTCCATCAAGGTGGTCAAGTAGTACGTGAACTGACTATAAACGTTGTAGAATAA
- a CDS encoding RagB/SusD family nutrient uptake outer membrane protein produces MKTIKIIIISLLVGLNLTSCDFLEKDPTYTTPENFFKNEADATSWLTGTYAILGQSSFYGNEFLYLVGGDDLGHYGGANRGPNKSGLICNNANTSDPAVAALWYTLYSGINRANIFLENIDAVPDMNDDTRKQYKAEARFLRAFYYFTLVECWGDVPFKTNSTEDAYNLSIPRTDKQTIYDFIIKEMYGSAEDLKSAQDLNYLPGRVSKSAAWGMLARVYMFRAGEPKRDKEVGLANNTTSAEITEYFKKASYYAQLVKNEGHSLTAKYWDFFIDICSDKYNTALNKDGAKANESIWEVEFAGNRSTDVRAEGRIGNIIGIQGKDLSSKASITGKGDPGYAYAFIWNTPKLLELYEANGDIDRCNWNIAPFTYTQSAGEGTPVDGREFVKGKRDEVKQQYWDKSFSYGETEPGSTYGDRESKNDANKNRNRAAAKYRREYEADKKSKNDTSINFPLLRYSDILLMIAEAENEVNHGPNDLAYECINAVRERAGINKLAANLDETNFRKAIKDERAMELCFEYTRRFDLIRWGDYYKLMQEQVDKAQADESWKFGINVYTYFNIPKSYNYFPIPANEIGSNGAIKTNNPGW; encoded by the coding sequence ATGAAAACAATAAAAATAATCATCATATCACTTCTTGTCGGACTTAACCTGACTTCCTGCGATTTCCTGGAAAAAGACCCGACATACACCACTCCTGAAAACTTTTTCAAAAATGAAGCGGACGCTACCTCTTGGCTAACAGGAACCTATGCCATTTTGGGACAAAGTTCCTTCTACGGAAATGAATTCTTATACCTTGTAGGAGGTGACGATCTGGGGCACTATGGTGGTGCCAACCGCGGACCTAACAAAAGCGGATTGATCTGTAACAATGCCAATACAAGTGATCCGGCCGTTGCAGCATTGTGGTACACATTATACTCCGGCATCAACAGAGCCAATATTTTCCTGGAAAATATTGATGCAGTGCCCGATATGAACGACGATACCCGCAAGCAGTACAAAGCTGAAGCCCGCTTTTTACGCGCATTCTATTATTTCACTTTAGTAGAATGTTGGGGTGATGTACCTTTCAAGACTAATTCTACAGAAGATGCTTATAACCTCTCTATTCCGCGCACGGACAAACAGACAATTTATGATTTTATCATTAAAGAGATGTATGGTTCTGCTGAGGATCTCAAATCTGCTCAAGATTTGAACTATTTGCCGGGACGTGTTTCCAAATCGGCAGCTTGGGGAATGTTGGCGCGTGTATATATGTTCAGAGCCGGCGAACCTAAACGTGACAAAGAAGTGGGTTTGGCCAACAATACGACTAGTGCCGAGATTACAGAATATTTCAAAAAAGCAAGTTACTATGCACAGTTAGTCAAGAATGAAGGTCATTCACTGACTGCCAAATATTGGGATTTCTTTATCGACATTTGCTCTGATAAGTATAACACAGCTCTCAATAAGGATGGTGCCAAAGCTAATGAAAGTATTTGGGAAGTAGAATTTGCAGGTAACCGTTCAACGGATGTACGCGCAGAAGGTAGAATCGGTAATATCATTGGTATTCAGGGTAAAGATCTTTCTTCCAAAGCATCCATCACCGGTAAAGGTGACCCGGGTTATGCATACGCTTTTATCTGGAATACTCCTAAACTGCTCGAATTGTATGAAGCAAACGGTGACATTGACCGTTGCAACTGGAACATCGCTCCATTCACTTACACCCAGTCAGCAGGGGAAGGTACCCCGGTAGACGGTCGTGAATTTGTAAAGGGAAAAAGAGATGAAGTGAAACAACAATACTGGGACAAATCCTTCAGCTATGGTGAAACAGAGCCGGGTTCTACTTACGGTGATCGTGAATCGAAGAACGATGCCAATAAGAACCGCAACAGAGCTGCCGCCAAATATCGTAGAGAATATGAAGCTGACAAGAAGAGCAAAAACGATACTTCCATCAACTTCCCTCTTCTCCGTTACTCTGACATTCTGCTAATGATTGCAGAGGCAGAGAATGAGGTCAACCATGGTCCTAATGATCTGGCTTATGAATGTATCAACGCAGTAAGAGAGCGTGCAGGAATCAACAAGCTTGCTGCAAATCTGGATGAAACCAACTTCCGGAAGGCTATCAAAGACGAACGTGCTATGGAACTCTGCTTCGAATATACACGCCGTTTCGACCTGATCCGTTGGGGAGACTATTACAAACTGATGCAGGAACAAGTGGACAAGGCACAGGCTGACGAATCCTGGAAATTCGGAATCAATGTATATACTTACTTCAATATTCCGAAGTCTTACAATTATTTCCCGATTCCTGCCAATGAAATAGGATCAAACGGTGCTATCAAGACGAATAATCCGGGTTGGTAA